Within Salvia splendens isolate huo1 chromosome 21, SspV2, whole genome shotgun sequence, the genomic segment CCATGGCTTGGAAACAAGGCTGGATGTGAAATTTCTTCGTTACTTTCGATTGGGAAATCGGCCTATGGTAGGGCATTGTGTGCTGCTAAGGATATACAAAGTGGGGATTGTCTGTTGAAGGTTCCGTATAGCGTGCAGCTCGCCCCGGATAATCTCCCCCCGGGAATAGCTTGTTTGCTGGGAGATGAAGTTGGTGATGTTGCTAAAGTTGCTTTGCTCATTCTCTATGAGAAACAGTTGGGGAAGAAGTCAGAGTGGGCGCCTTATATCAGCCGGCTTCCTCTGCCCGCGGATATGCATAGCTCGGTATTCTGGAGTGATGAAGAACTGGAGATGATTCGACTGAGTGCTCTGTATGAAGAAACTCTCAAACAGAAGAAGCAGATTGAGAAACACTTCTTTGCTGTTAAGCTGGTTTCTGATAACTTTCCTACGAGATTACAGAATATCACGTTGCAGGATTTCACGTACGCTTATGGATTAGTTACTTCTCGAGCATGGGTGAGCTCGAGGGGTGTTTCCATGATTCCCTTTGCAGATTTCTTGAATCACGATGGCACTTTAGATTCGTATGTTTTGAGTGATGAAGGCAGACAGCATTCGGAGGTGATAGCTGATCGCGATTTCGCTCCAGGCGATGAGGTCCTGATAAGATATGGAAAGTTTTCGAATGCTACACTCCTTCTGGATTTTGGTTTTACTGTTTCTTGCAACTGCTATGACCAAGTTCGTGTTGAGCTTAATGTGCCCCAACACAATGCTCTCTACACGCAGAAGTTGGAGGTTCTTGGCAGAGATCGCACACCAAGGATCAAGGATGATAACGAGTTCACATACTACGAAAATTCTTTCACGATCAGAGAAGTAGGAAGTGGTAGCAGGTGGGGGAAGGGGATCCCCCAATCACTCCGTGCATTTGCTCGTATCATGGCTTGCGATTCTCAGCAAGAATTACACGACCTGGCGAAGGAAGCTGCAGAGAATGATGGAAGGCTGGCTCGGAAGCCACTGAAGAACAAGAACAGAGAGCTCGCAGCCCATCAGCTGTTGCTTTCTGAGATGTCTCGTTTGATAAAAGATCACGATGAACACATCAAGTCGCTGGCTTCAACGCCTCCCACTCTACGGGAGAAGAGTGCTCTGAGGCAGAAACTAGCAACAGATCTCCTGAGTGGTGAACTACGAGTGCTGGAGTCGGCTTCTGCTTGGCTCGAGAGCTACTGTTCGAGGTTGTGAAACAGACATTGAAGGGTTACTATGATTCTGCAATACAAGGTAAAAACTATACAACTTTACTTAGTCTCGATTGTTTACTTTTTACTAGTATTCTAGAAAATTATGTGTATTATTTATCAACAATTAATGAGACTATTAATTCACTAATGTGTTTTGATTGCTTAATATGGATGGCTTAGATTTGAAGGGTGTTAGTTATTCTGGATTGGAAAGCTCTTTATCTTGCTTTCAAACTTGTTTTTTCcttcctttcttttctttacGTCACTAGTTTATTAGGGACCATTTTTTGCCAAACGTAATATTTACGGCTATATTTAGAATGAGTTAAATCGTTTTCAAttgaattaatatattaatgaaTGACGACCATTCTACGAATTGATGTATGAGTCTTGTACACTAGTGTTTGGTGGAGTAGTAATATTTTGGGAACCGGGTACCCGATTATATACTTTGGCAAATTGtcgaaaaaaaatcatgaaattttgtCTAATTATGACAAGTCATACGGTTTTAGAAATCAGCTACAAAATCCATAAAGTTTGGATTTGTTTACAATTATCACATGGTGAAACATGGTGAAATATTTTTAGGTTTACAATTATCACATGGTGAAACATGGTGAAATATTTTTAGTGGAAGTCACTGCTGATGAGTTAAACGATGTTGCCATTCATATCAAAAGCAACATCGTTTGATTGAAGAACATTGACATTATATTACTGGTAATCGAATTTTCACTATtgcaaacaaattaaaatttcatagttttttATCAGTccttcaataaaaaaaaaatttgtactATTCCCGACTATAGAATATTGCGCCTTTTGGACTATGATTATTCATACTTTTATCTGTCTTATTCATGAAATATTTGTGCACGAATTTGTGTCAATTTTTTGTTGCCTTCTTCTTCGAAAGTGGGTAGGTAACTCATAACTGACTAAAGTGCCATTTCCAATATTAATAAAGAAAACGATTTTTAAATCACCCAAATTGTagctaaaattaaaattagaggtgCCACATTAAATTCATGAGAATTCGATTCGTGGCACATACATCATTATAGTATATCAATTACTATAAGTTTTTGCAGTGGGAAAATAATGGGTTCTCAACTTTAATGCCACCCTACAATTTAATTGGGggaataatttataattatatatcaCATGGCATGGTTGTACAAAGATTGTGACACATCTAATTGATTCCTTCCTTGCGCCTTTATTTCTAAAGCAACATAATcatcttattaattatttttcccTTTTTGTCATCTTTAAACCAAATATTTCTAGCATGCAATATTTACAGACTCATTAGAGCTTGTAAAGTTATATTATATGCGTCCAATATTTATGATTCTGGACAGCTGCAAATAGATGAATTCCAACTCAATTGTTTTTGCCCCTTAGGCAGAAGCTGATGGACAGGACC encodes:
- the LOC121783748 gene encoding actin-histidine N-methyltransferase-like, with the protein product MLLHSVISTNSLWARSQRPILPSLFRCSCKSNDAFTSVSSREDCNDFLPWLGNKAGCEISSLLSIGKSAYGRALCAAKDIQSGDCLLKVPYSVQLAPDNLPPGIACLLGDEVGDVAKVALLILYEKQLGKKSEWAPYISRLPLPADMHSSVFWSDEELEMIRLSALYEETLKQKKQIEKHFFAVKLVSDNFPTRLQNITLQDFTYAYGLVTSRAWVSSRGVSMIPFADFLNHDGTLDSYVLSDEGRQHSEVIADRDFAPGDEVLIRYGKFSNATLLLDFGFTVSCNCYDQVRVELNVPQHNALYTQKLEVLGRDRTPRIKDDNEFTYYENSFTIREVGSGSRWGKGIPQSLRAFARIMACDSQQELHDLAKEAAENDGRLARKPLKNKNRELAAHQLLLSEMSRLIKDHDEHIKSLASTPPTLREKSALRQKLATDLLSGELRVLESASAWLESYCSRL